From Hymenobacter sedentarius, a single genomic window includes:
- a CDS encoding NUDIX hydrolase, with product MIDKIAWLHLHDGQLLSTRSRGKNRYYIPGGKREAGETDHQTLLREIKEELTVDLDPASLVHVGTFTAPAHGHPEGVLVQMTCYSARYTGNLQPAAEIEEVVWLNYRHRPEVSAVDQLIFDWLREQELLAE from the coding sequence ATGATTGACAAAATAGCCTGGCTGCACCTGCACGACGGCCAGCTGCTGAGCACCCGCAGCCGCGGCAAAAACCGCTATTACATTCCCGGCGGCAAGCGCGAGGCCGGCGAGACGGACCACCAAACCCTGCTCCGAGAAATCAAGGAAGAGCTGACAGTGGACCTTGACCCGGCCAGTCTGGTGCACGTGGGCACATTCACAGCGCCCGCGCATGGGCATCCGGAGGGCGTGCTGGTGCAGATGACTTGCTACAGTGCCCGCTACACCGGCAACTTGCAGCCGGCTGCCGAAATCGAAGAAGTGGTGTGGCTCAACTACCGGCACCGGCCGGAGGTGTCGGCCGTAGACCAGCTGATTTTTGACTGGCTGCGGGAGCAGGAGTTGCTGGCGGAATAG
- a CDS encoding prolyl oligopeptidase family serine peptidase, whose protein sequence is MKKLLLSVTLLLATVAGAQAQEFKYQTPPKAIQDILLAPPTPRVSLSSDGRVLALLPMQDFPTVAELAAPELRLAGLRLNPRTNGQSRVNYAVGIKLKTLPNGAEVEVKGLPAQARISGLSWSPDNKTIAFALTTPGSGTDGRVELWVADVATATARRLLATPLNDTFGNAFEWVSDSKTLLACTVPAGRGAAPAADAAPTGPAVQESGGGKKTAAPTYQDLMKSPTDERLFDYYATSQLVKVSLADGAAQPLGQPGVIQSASPSPDGKYVLVRTRHRPYSYTLPINRFPQRLDVLDLASGAPVKTVADLPLADAVPIGNDAAPTGPRNHAWRADVPATIYYVEAQDGGNPKTKAEIRDKLFTIEAPFTGAPQELAALPLRFGGLSWGNGQLALVDGYRWADRHQTTWQLNPSKPAAPLTVLFDGSSEDKYKDPGTPYEYRNAQGKSVLLTGGPMGQSIYLLGTGASPEGDRPFVDELDLIAKKTTRWWRSQAPVYEVPVAIIDASGKKRQLLTRRESPTQSPNYYLRDATKKDKLTAVTKFPNPYAAFGGSFKKQVLKYKRADGVDLTANLYLPPNYKKSDGPLPTFMSAYPLEFKDKSTAGQVTGSPYAFTRIGGGSPVFWVTQGYAVLENVSVPIVGEGSKDPNDTYIEQLVSSAKAAIDEGARLGVVDPARVGVMGHSYGAFMTANLLTHSNLFKAGIARSGAYNRTLTPYGFQGEERSYWEAPEVYNAMSPFNYVNKIKTPILLIHGEADNNTGTYPIQSERYYAALKGQGATARYVVLPAEAHGYAARENLLHVLWETNAWLEKYVKAPAPQPAN, encoded by the coding sequence ATGAAAAAACTGCTTCTTTCCGTCACGCTTCTGCTGGCCACCGTGGCGGGGGCCCAAGCCCAGGAGTTCAAATACCAGACCCCGCCCAAAGCCATTCAGGATATCCTGCTGGCGCCGCCCACGCCGCGTGTGTCGCTGTCGTCCGACGGCCGCGTGCTGGCGTTGCTGCCGATGCAGGACTTTCCCACCGTGGCCGAGCTGGCCGCGCCCGAGCTGCGCCTCGCCGGCCTGCGCCTAAACCCCCGCACCAACGGCCAGAGCCGGGTGAACTACGCCGTGGGCATCAAGCTCAAAACCCTGCCCAACGGCGCCGAAGTTGAAGTGAAAGGCCTGCCGGCCCAGGCACGCATCAGCGGCCTGAGCTGGTCGCCCGATAACAAGACCATCGCCTTTGCGCTCACCACGCCCGGCTCCGGCACCGACGGCCGCGTGGAGCTGTGGGTGGCCGACGTGGCCACCGCCACCGCGCGCCGCCTACTGGCCACGCCCCTCAACGATACCTTCGGCAACGCCTTCGAGTGGGTGTCGGATAGCAAGACCCTGCTGGCCTGCACCGTGCCCGCGGGCCGGGGCGCCGCTCCGGCCGCCGATGCCGCGCCCACCGGCCCGGCCGTGCAGGAAAGCGGCGGCGGCAAAAAAACCGCCGCGCCCACCTACCAGGATTTGATGAAGAGCCCCACCGACGAGCGGCTCTTTGACTACTATGCCACTTCGCAGCTGGTGAAGGTGAGCCTGGCCGATGGCGCCGCCCAACCCCTGGGCCAGCCCGGCGTGATTCAAAGCGCGTCGCCCTCGCCCGATGGCAAGTACGTGCTGGTGCGCACCCGCCACCGCCCGTATTCCTACACGCTGCCCATCAACAGATTCCCGCAGCGCCTCGACGTGCTGGACCTGGCCAGCGGTGCCCCGGTAAAAACCGTGGCCGACCTGCCCCTGGCCGATGCCGTGCCCATCGGCAACGATGCCGCGCCCACCGGCCCGCGCAATCACGCGTGGCGCGCCGATGTGCCGGCCACCATCTACTACGTGGAAGCCCAGGACGGCGGCAACCCCAAAACGAAAGCCGAAATCCGCGACAAGCTGTTCACCATCGAGGCACCGTTCACGGGGGCGCCGCAGGAGCTGGCGGCTTTGCCGCTGCGCTTTGGCGGCCTGAGCTGGGGCAATGGCCAGCTGGCCCTGGTGGACGGCTACCGTTGGGCCGACCGCCACCAGACCACCTGGCAGCTCAACCCCAGCAAGCCGGCCGCCCCGCTCACCGTGCTGTTCGATGGCTCGTCGGAGGACAAGTACAAGGACCCCGGCACGCCCTACGAGTACCGCAATGCCCAAGGCAAGTCGGTGCTGCTCACGGGTGGGCCCATGGGCCAAAGCATCTACTTGCTGGGCACCGGGGCCTCGCCCGAAGGCGACCGGCCTTTTGTGGACGAGCTGGACTTAATCGCCAAGAAAACCACCCGCTGGTGGCGGTCGCAAGCGCCGGTGTACGAAGTGCCGGTGGCCATCATCGACGCCAGCGGCAAGAAGCGCCAGCTGCTCACGCGCCGCGAGTCGCCCACCCAATCGCCGAACTACTACCTGCGCGACGCCACCAAGAAAGACAAGCTCACGGCCGTCACCAAATTCCCGAACCCCTACGCGGCATTCGGTGGCAGCTTTAAGAAGCAGGTGCTGAAGTACAAGCGCGCCGACGGCGTGGACCTGACCGCCAACCTCTACCTGCCCCCGAACTACAAGAAAAGCGACGGCCCACTGCCCACGTTCATGTCGGCTTACCCCTTGGAATTCAAGGATAAAAGCACGGCCGGACAAGTGACGGGCTCCCCCTACGCCTTCACGCGGATAGGTGGTGGCTCGCCGGTATTTTGGGTCACCCAAGGCTATGCCGTACTAGAGAATGTCAGCGTTCCGATAGTGGGAGAGGGCAGCAAAGACCCCAACGATACCTACATCGAGCAGCTGGTGAGCAGCGCCAAAGCAGCCATCGACGAAGGCGCCCGCCTGGGCGTGGTGGACCCGGCCCGCGTGGGCGTGATGGGCCACAGCTACGGCGCCTTTATGACGGCCAACCTGCTCACGCACTCCAACTTGTTCAAGGCCGGCATTGCCCGTAGCGGCGCCTACAACCGCACCCTCACGCCCTACGGCTTCCAGGGCGAAGAGCGCAGCTACTGGGAGGCACCGGAAGTCTACAACGCCATGTCGCCGTTCAACTACGTCAACAAAATCAAGACGCCCATTTTGCTCATTCACGGCGAGGCCGACAACAACACCGGCACCTATCCCATTCAGAGCGAGCGGTACTACGCCGCCCTGAAAGGCCAGGGCGCTACCGCCCGCTACGTGGTGCTGCCCGCCGAAGCCCACGGCTACGCCGCCCGCGAAAACTTGCTCCACGTGCTGTGGGAAACGAATGCTTGGCTGGAGAAATACGTGAAGGCCCCAGCGCCCCAGCCGGCTAACTAA
- a CDS encoding DUF72 domain-containing protein — protein sequence MPATYYIGCSGFSFRDWKGLFYPEGLPPRKWFEYYCTQFNTLELNVTFYRMPELKAFETWYTQSPPDFRFAVKAPRQVTHYKKFNAEAQPILASFYATVAEGLKEKLGPVLFQLPPKAAYTEELMQRLLDSLDPAYQNVVEFRHPSWWDAEVQRELTKHRVTFVGQSYPPPLELPDEVVANTDVVYYRFHGVPELYKSPYSPEFLARIADEITAAKHVKEVYLYFNNGIGAVGVENARQMQQLLSVPVLMP from the coding sequence ATGCCCGCTACCTATTACATCGGCTGTTCCGGCTTTTCCTTTCGCGACTGGAAGGGTCTGTTTTACCCCGAAGGCCTGCCGCCGCGCAAGTGGTTCGAATACTACTGCACGCAGTTCAACACGCTGGAGCTGAACGTGACCTTTTACCGCATGCCCGAGCTGAAGGCCTTTGAAACCTGGTACACCCAGAGCCCGCCCGACTTCCGCTTTGCCGTGAAAGCGCCGCGCCAGGTCACGCACTACAAGAAGTTCAATGCCGAAGCCCAGCCCATTCTGGCCAGCTTCTACGCCACCGTGGCCGAAGGCTTAAAGGAAAAACTTGGCCCCGTGCTGTTTCAGCTGCCTCCCAAAGCCGCGTATACCGAAGAGCTGATGCAGCGCCTGCTCGACAGCCTCGACCCGGCCTACCAAAACGTGGTCGAATTCCGCCACCCCAGCTGGTGGGATGCCGAAGTACAGCGCGAGCTCACCAAGCACCGCGTCACCTTCGTGGGCCAGAGCTACCCCCCACCCCTGGAGCTGCCCGATGAAGTGGTGGCCAATACCGACGTGGTGTACTACCGCTTCCACGGCGTGCCGGAGCTATACAAGTCGCCCTACAGCCCCGAATTCCTGGCGCGCATTGCCGATGAAATCACCGCAGCCAAGCACGTGAAGGAAGTGTACCTGTACTTCAACAACGGCATCGGGGCGGTGGGCGTGGAAAATGCGCGGCAGATGCAGCAGTTGCTTTCGGTGCCGGTGCTCATGCCGTAG
- a CDS encoding DUF72 domain-containing protein: MTTFHIGCSGYHYRHWRGAFYPEKMPMRLWFEYYSQHFRTLELNVTFYRFPKLSFLKNWYAQSPADFRFAVKVPQLITHYKQFNNVQQLLGDFYDTTGRGLLEKLGPILFQLPPRLAYDPDRLARILDCLDPSFLNVLEFRHPSWWRPDVYEELARRRVIFCGQSHPLLPDAVVATAPVLYYRFHGVPDLYRSPYDEGFLRRITSEIQAQAGVQEAYVYFNNDIDASAIGNARQMLALVQAGHVELI; the protein is encoded by the coding sequence ATGACGACCTTTCATATTGGCTGCTCGGGCTACCACTACCGCCACTGGCGCGGCGCTTTCTACCCCGAGAAGATGCCCATGCGGCTGTGGTTTGAGTACTACAGCCAGCACTTCCGCACCCTGGAGCTGAACGTAACCTTCTACCGGTTTCCGAAGCTGTCGTTTCTGAAAAACTGGTACGCGCAGAGCCCGGCCGACTTCCGCTTTGCCGTGAAAGTGCCGCAGCTCATCACGCACTACAAGCAGTTCAACAACGTGCAGCAGCTGCTCGGCGACTTCTACGACACCACCGGCCGCGGCCTGCTCGAAAAGCTGGGGCCCATCCTTTTCCAGCTACCGCCCCGCCTGGCCTACGACCCCGACCGCCTGGCCCGCATCCTCGATTGCCTCGACCCTTCCTTTCTAAACGTGCTGGAGTTCCGCCACCCCAGCTGGTGGCGGCCGGACGTGTACGAGGAGCTGGCCCGCCGCCGCGTTATCTTTTGCGGCCAGAGCCACCCGCTGCTGCCCGATGCCGTGGTGGCTACCGCGCCCGTGCTCTACTACCGCTTCCACGGCGTGCCCGACCTCTACCGCTCGCCCTACGACGAGGGGTTTCTGCGGCGCATCACCAGCGAGATTCAGGCCCAGGCCGGGGTGCAGGAAGCCTACGTGTACTTCAACAACGACATCGACGCCTCCGCCATCGGCAACGCCCGGCAAATGCTGGCCCTGGTGCAGGCCGGCCATGTTGAGCTAATCTAA
- a CDS encoding winged helix-turn-helix domain-containing protein, with the protein MKALFLPTKNYRLNGRLWLETDDGRFLGIGRLELLEQIASLGSISKAAQAMGMSYKRAWDLVSSMNAQAAAPLVTTQTGGSRGGGAAVTAAGHEAITAFRALQARFQAFMAAETQHLQT; encoded by the coding sequence ATGAAAGCCTTGTTTCTGCCCACCAAAAACTACCGCCTCAACGGCCGTCTCTGGCTCGAAACCGACGACGGGCGCTTTCTCGGCATTGGCCGGCTCGAGCTGCTGGAGCAGATTGCCTCGCTGGGCTCCATTTCGAAGGCGGCGCAGGCCATGGGCATGTCCTACAAGCGGGCCTGGGACCTGGTGAGCTCCATGAATGCCCAAGCCGCGGCCCCGCTGGTGACCACCCAAACCGGCGGCTCCCGCGGGGGCGGCGCGGCGGTGACCGCCGCCGGCCACGAAGCCATAACGGCTTTTCGGGCCCTGCAAGCCCGCTTCCAGGCCTTTATGGCCGCTGAAACCCAACACCTGCAAACTTAA
- a CDS encoding TonB-dependent receptor, producing the protein MPSFLLARPCMAWAAVLVLPLTARGQAPAPPDTARQQVALKEVVVAASKVEESFLQSPVTVEKLNARALRLTPAPSFFDAIEHLKGVQVITPSLGFKVLNARGFTNTTNVRFAQLVDGIDNQAPHIGGPIGNVLGPSDLDIKSVEIVPGTAAALYGLNAINGLADFQTKNPFSSEGLSVQQKTGVNHLGDPARGARLFTETSLRYAKVLRPKLAFKANATYLRGYDWAANDQTDINPRGNASVGLLGAENPARDPVNSYGNESSDRSVLNLGGKNYQVARTGYDETAVVDYHLKTLKTDAALHYRLRPGTELAYTYRLAAFDNVYQRSNRFQLQHYRLQQHALQLTTAVVQARAYLTQENTGHSYNLRSAAENIDRGFKPDAVWNRDYAAAWNAATQAGQPVAQAHATARTAADAGRPQPGTAAFEERLATVQAINNWDVGAALRVRANLLHAEAQVNLAETLRRGVWSRLSSKVDLLAGADHRTYLVVPDGNYFINPEKNRDPFSNLAYSKTGGFLQAGVRLANEKIRLTATLRADKNDYFITRFNPRLTAVYSPSAAVNFRLSYQSGYRFPSLFEGFSNVNSGQVKRIGGLRVMSDGVFENSYLRTSIDAFVAANSAYANANTPANATAAQKQAVQAQAIAQNRNLLVKGPYTYLRPEHIRSLEVGYKAALLPGGQWLVDADFYYNTYRNFIAQVEAYVPKTLNPDSTAIYLASKATQNRYRLWTNAQSQVYNYGGSLGLRYELPRGYLAGANTTFTRLDRTESGDGLEDGFNTPCWAYNLSLGNEKAYRNLGFGLNYRWQQGYYSQTFLVSGNVAAYGTLDAQISYTMPAQHLRYKLGGSNVLNHYYQSYLGGPSVGGLYYLSLTYEL; encoded by the coding sequence ATGCCCTCATTTCTATTGGCGAGGCCCTGCATGGCGTGGGCGGCCGTACTAGTGCTGCCCCTTACTGCACGCGGCCAAGCCCCGGCCCCGCCTGATACGGCCCGCCAGCAGGTGGCCCTGAAAGAAGTAGTGGTGGCCGCTTCCAAGGTAGAGGAAAGCTTTCTGCAGTCGCCCGTGACGGTAGAAAAGCTCAATGCCCGCGCCCTGCGCCTCACGCCGGCGCCGTCGTTTTTCGATGCCATTGAGCACCTCAAGGGCGTGCAGGTTATCACCCCCAGCCTGGGGTTTAAAGTGCTGAACGCCCGCGGCTTCACGAACACCACCAACGTGCGCTTTGCCCAGCTCGTGGACGGCATCGACAACCAGGCCCCACACATCGGCGGCCCCATTGGAAATGTCTTGGGGCCCAGCGATTTGGACATCAAGTCGGTGGAAATTGTGCCCGGCACCGCGGCGGCGCTCTATGGCCTGAATGCCATCAACGGCCTGGCCGATTTCCAAACGAAAAACCCGTTTAGCTCCGAAGGACTCAGCGTGCAGCAGAAAACCGGCGTCAATCACCTCGGTGACCCGGCCAGGGGGGCCCGGCTTTTCACCGAAACCAGCCTGCGCTACGCCAAAGTCCTGCGCCCGAAGCTGGCTTTCAAAGCCAACGCCACCTACCTGAGGGGGTACGACTGGGCCGCCAACGACCAGACCGACATCAACCCCAGGGGCAACGCCAGCGTAGGTCTGCTGGGCGCCGAAAACCCCGCGCGCGACCCCGTAAACAGCTACGGCAACGAGTCGTCGGACCGCAGCGTGCTGAACCTGGGCGGCAAGAACTACCAGGTGGCCCGCACCGGCTACGACGAAACCGCCGTGGTGGACTACCACCTGAAAACCCTGAAGACCGACGCGGCGCTGCACTACCGCCTGCGCCCGGGCACGGAGCTGGCCTATACCTACCGCCTGGCCGCCTTCGACAACGTGTACCAGCGCTCGAACCGCTTCCAGCTGCAGCACTACCGCTTGCAGCAGCACGCCTTGCAGCTCACCACCGCGGTGGTGCAGGCCCGCGCCTACCTCACCCAGGAAAATACCGGCCATAGCTACAATTTGCGCTCGGCTGCCGAAAACATTGACCGCGGCTTCAAGCCCGATGCGGTGTGGAACCGCGACTACGCCGCCGCCTGGAACGCCGCCACCCAGGCCGGGCAACCCGTAGCCCAGGCCCACGCCACCGCCCGCACCGCCGCCGATGCCGGCCGCCCCCAGCCCGGCACCGCCGCGTTTGAGGAGCGGCTAGCAACGGTGCAGGCCATCAACAACTGGGATGTGGGCGCGGCCCTGCGCGTGCGCGCCAATTTGCTGCACGCCGAGGCGCAGGTGAACCTGGCCGAAACGCTGCGGCGGGGTGTCTGGAGCCGGCTTTCCAGCAAAGTTGACCTGCTGGCGGGGGCCGACCACCGCACCTACCTGGTGGTGCCCGATGGCAATTACTTCATCAACCCGGAGAAGAACCGGGACCCATTCAGCAACCTGGCCTACAGCAAGACCGGCGGCTTCCTCCAAGCAGGCGTGCGGCTGGCAAACGAGAAAATCCGGCTTACCGCCACGCTGCGGGCCGATAAGAACGACTACTTCATCACGCGCTTCAACCCGCGTCTGACCGCGGTGTATTCACCCAGTGCCGCCGTCAATTTTCGGTTGAGCTACCAAAGCGGCTACCGCTTCCCCAGCCTGTTTGAAGGGTTTTCGAACGTGAACAGCGGGCAAGTGAAACGCATTGGTGGGCTGCGGGTGATGTCGGACGGGGTGTTTGAAAACAGCTACCTGCGCACCAGCATCGACGCCTTTGTGGCCGCCAACTCGGCGTATGCCAACGCCAACACGCCGGCCAACGCCACGGCCGCGCAGAAACAAGCCGTTCAGGCCCAGGCCATTGCGCAAAATCGCAACCTACTGGTGAAGGGCCCTTACACCTACCTCCGCCCCGAGCACATTCGCTCGCTGGAAGTGGGCTACAAAGCCGCGCTGCTGCCCGGCGGCCAGTGGCTGGTCGATGCGGACTTCTACTACAATACGTACCGCAACTTCATTGCCCAGGTAGAAGCCTACGTGCCCAAAACCCTCAACCCGGACTCCACGGCCATTTACCTCGCCAGTAAAGCCACCCAAAACCGCTACCGCCTCTGGACCAATGCGCAAAGCCAGGTGTATAACTACGGCGGCTCGCTGGGGCTACGCTATGAGCTGCCGCGCGGCTACCTGGCTGGGGCCAACACGACCTTTACCCGCCTCGACCGCACCGAGTCGGGCGACGGCCTCGAAGACGGGTTCAATACCCCCTGCTGGGCTTACAACCTCAGCCTCGGCAATGAAAAAGCCTACAGAAACCTGGGCTTCGGCCTCAACTACCGCTGGCAGCAGGGCTACTATTCCCAGACCTTTCTCGTGAGTGGCAACGTGGCGGCCTACGGCACCCTCGATGCCCAAATCAGTTACACCATGCCAGCCCAACACTTGCGCTACAAGCTCGGCGGCAGCAATGTCCTGAACCACTACTACCAGTCGTACCTGGGCGGCCCCAGCGTGGGCGGGCTATATTATTTGTCGCTTACCTACGAGCTGTAA
- a CDS encoding OmpA family protein, protein MHLKPQLLRGLALGAVLLGVAAPHAQAQTPDRKTALSGNVGLLQYHGNMGSDFWNRSGVDIEVGGGGAISRYLSPSWDAALLGYYETYKFSSQVRAGDNFEARVGMVDLGFKLKLNNGKILKEESRIQPYLMAGPGMFLSNTSGRANGKDFGVTQIRRPELFGLAGIRLRLSDVVSLDLTTSQHYPLTERVDNLYGSPNDKLYDRFLLHQAGITVALGQAKDEDSDGVSDKKDKCPGTPKGVAVDPNGCPLDKDGDGIPDYQDKCPDVKGVAALQGCPDRDGDGVTDADDKCPDTPGKAELQGCPDADNDGVIDQNDKCPDTPAGVKVDANGCPLDRDGDGVPDYQDRCPDRAGPASNKGCPEVKAETKKRLKEATKYINFEFNKAVLLPSSYPTLKDLAAIMAEYPDYTLSIAGHTDSKGDDNYNLRLSDARAASARAYMLSQAVPADRIVSHGFGETKPIADNATKAGQALNRRVEFDLYLTGDPNAAEVKYGPAPTISELQKTPAGRPTAGKAPVKKAPAKKAPAKKAPVKRK, encoded by the coding sequence ATGCACCTAAAACCTCAACTCCTGCGCGGCCTCGCGCTGGGTGCGGTCCTGCTTGGCGTAGCTGCCCCGCACGCGCAGGCCCAGACCCCCGATAGAAAAACAGCCCTCAGCGGCAACGTTGGTTTGCTGCAGTACCACGGCAACATGGGCTCGGATTTTTGGAACCGCTCCGGCGTCGACATCGAGGTGGGCGGCGGCGGTGCTATTTCGCGCTACCTCTCGCCTTCCTGGGACGCGGCCCTGCTGGGCTACTACGAAACGTATAAATTCAGCAGCCAGGTACGCGCCGGCGACAACTTCGAAGCCCGCGTGGGCATGGTTGATTTGGGCTTCAAGCTCAAGCTCAACAACGGCAAGATTCTGAAAGAAGAATCCCGCATTCAGCCGTACCTGATGGCGGGTCCCGGCATGTTCCTCTCCAATACCTCGGGCCGGGCCAACGGCAAGGATTTCGGCGTCACCCAGATTCGCCGCCCCGAGCTGTTTGGCCTGGCCGGTATTCGCCTTCGCCTCAGCGATGTGGTGTCGCTGGACCTGACCACTAGCCAGCACTACCCGCTCACCGAGCGCGTGGACAACCTGTACGGCAGCCCCAACGACAAGCTCTACGACCGGTTCCTGCTGCACCAGGCCGGTATTACCGTAGCCCTGGGCCAAGCCAAGGATGAGGATAGCGACGGTGTGTCTGACAAAAAAGACAAGTGCCCCGGTACCCCCAAGGGCGTAGCCGTGGACCCCAACGGCTGCCCGCTCGACAAAGACGGCGACGGCATACCCGACTACCAGGATAAGTGCCCCGACGTGAAAGGCGTAGCCGCGCTGCAAGGCTGCCCCGACCGCGACGGCGACGGCGTGACCGATGCCGACGACAAGTGCCCCGACACGCCTGGCAAGGCGGAGCTGCAAGGCTGCCCCGACGCCGACAACGACGGCGTGATTGATCAGAACGACAAGTGCCCCGACACCCCTGCCGGTGTGAAAGTTGACGCCAACGGCTGCCCGCTTGACCGCGACGGCGACGGCGTGCCCGACTATCAGGACCGCTGCCCCGACCGTGCTGGCCCTGCCTCGAACAAAGGCTGCCCCGAGGTGAAAGCTGAGACCAAGAAGCGCCTGAAAGAGGCCACGAAATACATCAACTTCGAATTTAACAAAGCAGTGCTGCTGCCCAGCTCGTACCCGACGCTGAAGGACCTGGCCGCCATCATGGCCGAGTACCCCGACTACACGTTGAGCATCGCCGGCCACACCGACAGCAAGGGCGATGACAACTACAACCTGCGCCTCTCGGATGCCCGCGCCGCCTCGGCCCGCGCCTACATGCTGAGTCAGGCCGTGCCCGCTGACCGCATCGTATCGCACGGCTTCGGCGAAACCAAACCGATTGCGGATAACGCCACCAAAGCCGGCCAGGCCCTGAACCGCCGCGTCGAGTTTGACCTCTACCTCACCGGCGACCCCAACGCCGCCGAAGTGAAGTACGGCCCCGCCCCAACCATCTCGGAGCTGCAGAAAACGCCCGCTGGTCGGCCCACGGCCGGCAAGGCTCCCGTGAAAAAGGCGCCCGCCAAGAAGGCACCTGCCAAAAAGGCGCCCGTGAAACGCAAATAA
- the nuoL gene encoding NADH-quinone oxidoreductase subunit L — MQETVLPGANAPYSTFLYVLIPLLPFLGFLLNGLLNRKLSGTVAGLIGSATVLGSFLISVMLFLNFQYQYTVQLFDWITVGSLQIPFSYQIDQLSLIMLLLVTGVGFLIHVYSIGYMHHDENVGKFFSFLNLFIFSMLLLVLGANFVILFIGWEGVGLCSYLLIGFWNKNTAFNNAAKKAFIINRIGDLGFLLGIFLIYLTFNSVQYAEVFQKASVGEFGTYGVGICTAITLLLFVGAMGKSAQLPLYTWLPDAMAGPTPVSALIHAATMVTAGIYMVLRANVLFTLSPDTLQVVAIVGAATALFAATIGLAQNDIKKVLAYSTVSQLGYMFLALGVMGYSTALFHVLTHAFFKALMFLGAGSVIHAMSNEQDLRRMGGLRKALPITFLTFLIGCLAISGIPPFSGFFSKDEILSHAFEHNKVLWAMGLLTAFLTAFYMFRLLFLAFFGEFRGTEEQKHHLHESPASMTLPLIILAVLAAVGGFMGAPMFTGGHHYLAEYLAPIFTYSQRLMPAAFSAEPDHNTELMLMGLSVAAGLLGIVLAYVQYVARAQRPAADEAQRSAPESLVYHKYYIDELYNTLFTRPVMALSTGLYKFVENGIINPVVGGFGRVVNGGGQLLRYVQTGAVETYLILMVIGIVLILGLNFGRF, encoded by the coding sequence ATGCAAGAAACTGTTCTCCCCGGCGCCAACGCCCCTTATTCTACGTTTCTCTACGTCCTGATTCCGCTGCTGCCTTTCCTGGGCTTTTTGCTGAACGGCCTGCTCAACCGGAAGCTTTCCGGCACCGTGGCCGGCCTCATTGGCAGCGCCACCGTACTGGGTTCCTTCCTTATCTCGGTGATGCTGTTCCTGAACTTTCAGTACCAGTATACCGTGCAGCTGTTCGACTGGATTACGGTGGGCTCGCTGCAAATCCCCTTCAGCTACCAGATAGACCAGCTCAGCCTCATCATGCTGCTGCTCGTGACGGGCGTGGGCTTCCTCATTCACGTGTACAGCATCGGCTACATGCACCACGACGAGAACGTAGGCAAGTTCTTTAGCTTCCTGAACTTGTTTATCTTCAGCATGCTGTTGCTCGTGCTGGGCGCCAATTTCGTTATCCTCTTCATTGGCTGGGAAGGCGTGGGCTTGTGCTCCTACCTGCTCATCGGCTTCTGGAACAAGAACACCGCGTTCAACAACGCCGCCAAGAAAGCCTTCATCATCAACCGCATCGGTGACCTGGGCTTCCTGCTCGGCATCTTCCTCATCTACCTCACCTTCAATTCGGTGCAGTACGCCGAGGTGTTCCAGAAGGCCAGCGTCGGCGAGTTCGGCACGTACGGCGTGGGAATTTGCACGGCCATCACGCTGCTGCTGTTTGTGGGCGCCATGGGCAAATCAGCTCAACTGCCGCTCTACACCTGGCTGCCCGACGCCATGGCCGGCCCCACGCCGGTATCGGCGCTTATACACGCCGCGACCATGGTTACGGCGGGCATCTACATGGTGCTGCGGGCCAACGTGCTGTTCACGCTCTCGCCCGATACCCTGCAGGTAGTGGCTATTGTGGGCGCGGCCACGGCGTTGTTTGCCGCCACCATTGGCTTGGCTCAGAACGACATCAAGAAGGTACTGGCCTACTCCACGGTGTCGCAGTTGGGCTACATGTTCCTGGCTTTGGGCGTGATGGGCTACTCCACGGCCCTGTTTCACGTGCTCACCCACGCGTTTTTCAAGGCGCTCATGTTCCTCGGCGCTGGCTCCGTGATTCATGCCATGAGCAACGAGCAGGACCTGCGCCGCATGGGCGGCCTGCGCAAAGCCTTGCCTATCACCTTCCTGACCTTCCTCATCGGTTGCCTGGCTATTTCGGGCATTCCGCCGTTCTCGGGCTTTTTCTCGAAAGATGAAATATTGAGCCATGCCTTTGAGCACAACAAGGTGCTGTGGGCCATGGGCTTGCTCACGGCCTTCCTCACGGCGTTCTACATGTTCCGCCTGCTGTTCCTTGCCTTCTTCGGCGAGTTCCGCGGCACCGAGGAGCAGAAGCACCACCTGCACGAGTCGCCCGCGTCGATGACGCTACCGCTCATCATCCTGGCCGTGCTGGCAGCCGTGGGCGGCTTCATGGGCGCGCCCATGTTCACCGGCGGGCACCACTACCTGGCCGAGTACCTGGCTCCGATTTTCACCTACTCGCAGCGCCTGATGCCGGCCGCGTTCAGCGCCGAGCCCGACCACAACACCGAACTGATGCTCATGGGCCTGTCGGTGGCCGCGGGCTTGCTGGGCATCGTCCTGGCGTATGTGCAGTACGTGGCCCGCGCCCAGCGCCCGGCCGCCGACGAGGCCCAGCGCTCGGCGCCCGAAAGCCTGGTATACCACAAGTACTACATCGACGAGCTGTACAATACGCTGTTTACCCGGCCCGTTATGGCGCTGTCTACCGGCCTGTATAAATTCGTGGAAAACGGCATCATCAACCCCGTGGTTGGTGGGTTTGGTCGTGTGGTGAACGGCGGCGGCCAGCTGCTGCGCTATGTGCAAACCGGCGCCGTTGAAACCTATTTGATTCTGATGGTAATCGGCATCGTGTTGATTCTGGGGCTCAACTTCGGGCGGTTCTAA